The sequence gagaaaatgatgagATTGCTATATATTTAGAGTAACTCTATTCTCAATTTTTTTACActatctctattttagagtcaagtATAGAGTAACACATTGgaaaaaatctattttagagttactctataatagagtgaaaaatagagatatacactGGAGATGGTGTTACCTAGTGTAGTATACGGAAATGAAAGATCAAAGAGATATTCGAAACAAAATTCGGTATCAATTACGGACATATTAATTGTTCTAATGTTTGCTAAAAACATTCGTTAAAAAGTTAGGAACATTATCACACAGGGATCGAGTCGTTCCTACCTGTCTACTGAGTTGTGGTGTTTCTCCGTCTACGACGGTTTCTGCCAAAAGGGTTCATGAAACACTCTGGCTTGTAGGAAAGCAATATGTATCCAATCGTTAAACCAGAGAAAATACCAGGTATGAATCCTATTGCAGCTGCTATCCAACTAAtcacttcttcttcgtcctctaATTCCGGCGTTTCATATTGTTGATGCGACGGTGGCATGTGAATATCTCTGCAAACTTTTTCAAGAGAAGAGCCAACAAGTCCCGGATTATCTCCAAAGGAAGAGCAAGGCTGCGTTCGAAACTGAGTGCCCCCTGGTACTAGTCCTGTAAGCTTGTTATGAGAGAAGTTCATGTATTCAAGGAACGAGAGGTCCCCTAGCTCTTGTGGAATTTCTCCTGAGAGCTTATTTAGGGAAACGTCTAGCGACTCGAGAGCTGTCAAGTTCCCCATAGATGAAGGCATTTGGCCGGTGAAAGCATTG comes from Camelina sativa cultivar DH55 chromosome 19, Cs, whole genome shotgun sequence and encodes:
- the LOC104764837 gene encoding receptor-like protein 12; amino-acid sequence: MSSLGTDEDRSSVNYMGSSTYYQDSMVLMNKGVELELVRILTTYTALDFSGNKFEGEIPKSIGLMKELHVLNLSNNAFTGQMPSSMGNLTALESLDVSLNKLSGEIPQELGDLSFLEYMNFSHNKLTGLVPGGTQFRTQPCSSFGDNPGLVGSSLEKVCRDIHMPPSHQQYETPELEDEEEVISWIAAAIGFIPGIFSGLTIGYILLSYKPECFMNPFGRNRRRRRNTTTQ